The following are encoded in a window of Pseudomonas sp. St316 genomic DNA:
- a CDS encoding DUF2213 domain-containing protein, whose protein sequence is MIFTDSVPVTGVRRTEDGYLVAEARVARTGIQDYLGTEIDPDNEHGLRDKPIVRVYRPESAVFHADAMHSYAYRPMTNSHPGGKGVNSKNWKDVAIGQTGGEVVRDGQFVKVPLVLMDAKAIEDYEAGKRELSMGYGAEVVFQDGVSPDGEPYDCYLGTMKMNHLALEYRARGGEHLRIGDNEPNTPKGGHDMADSLRTVIVDGLSVQTTDQGAQAIDKLTKQLADAGVNIKSLTDAHTAALALKDGELAKKDAEIDALKAKQLSDADIDKRVTARADLISKAKSIADADYTGKTDADIRKAVVIARLGDAAVAGKADAYIDARFEILVEDAAKDPASDPFRKHMIQQDGKTVGDESEKARLQMIADMQTAHLPKA, encoded by the coding sequence ATGATCTTCACCGATTCCGTGCCAGTCACGGGCGTCCGCCGCACCGAGGACGGCTACCTGGTGGCTGAGGCTCGGGTGGCGCGCACCGGTATCCAGGATTACCTGGGCACCGAGATCGACCCGGACAACGAGCACGGCCTGAGGGACAAGCCAATCGTGCGTGTGTACCGGCCTGAAAGCGCGGTCTTCCACGCTGACGCCATGCACTCCTATGCATATCGGCCAATGACCAACAGCCACCCAGGCGGTAAGGGCGTCAATTCCAAGAACTGGAAGGACGTTGCCATCGGCCAGACCGGTGGAGAGGTCGTGCGCGACGGGCAGTTCGTCAAGGTGCCACTGGTGCTGATGGACGCCAAGGCAATCGAGGACTACGAGGCTGGCAAGCGTGAGCTGTCCATGGGCTACGGCGCCGAAGTGGTGTTTCAGGATGGCGTTTCTCCCGATGGCGAGCCGTACGACTGCTACCTCGGCACCATGAAAATGAATCACCTCGCCCTTGAGTATCGCGCTCGGGGTGGCGAACACCTTCGCATCGGTGACAACGAACCAAACACCCCCAAAGGAGGCCATGACATGGCTGATTCACTGCGTACGGTCATCGTTGATGGCCTGTCCGTCCAGACGACCGACCAAGGCGCCCAGGCGATCGACAAGCTGACCAAGCAGCTGGCCGATGCCGGGGTAAACATCAAATCCCTGACCGACGCGCACACCGCCGCGCTGGCGCTGAAGGATGGCGAGCTGGCGAAGAAAGATGCCGAGATCGACGCCCTCAAGGCCAAGCAGTTGAGCGACGCCGATATCGACAAGCGCGTCACCGCCCGCGCTGACCTGATCAGCAAAGCGAAGTCGATCGCGGACGCCGATTACACCGGCAAGACCGATGCCGATATCCGCAAGGCTGTCGTGATCGCCAGGCTGGGTGATGCGGCCGTGGCCGGTAAGGCTGACGCCTACATCGACGCGCGCTTCGAGATCCTGGTGGAAGACGCCGCGAAAGACCCGGCCAGCGACCCGTTCCGCAAGCACATGATTCAGCAGGACGGCAAGACCGTCGGCGACGAATCGGAAAAAGCACGCC
- a CDS encoding phage portal protein: MSAYTFIKDSLQNLVAGLGTARDKASHSYYAIPEMDDQQLLNAFRGSWTAQKGVTIPAVDACRNWRNWQAEKDQIELIEAEEERLNVKGKTLEALLKARLFGGAAVFLGTGERDTASELNPDRIGKGGIKYLTVMTRRQLSATEIEQDPQSPRFGKPKAYRLPGSVVEIHPSRLVIFIGTPHPDPELAVGTGFGWGDSVLLSAMPAVRHYDETVANVVSLVYEAKIDVINIPNLMSSMQDKNYERQLLERLRLAATAKGINGTLILDGLETHSSKSASFGTLPEVIAKTEQGVSGAFDIPGTRMFGQSSTGLGANGEENTRNYYDNVASRQKLDIKPAMSVLDECLIRSALGSRPKEIHYVWAPLWQATAKERAEIGKTTADTIKALKDSGLFPEEALSAASVNLLVELSVMPGLEAAIDKFGAELPDDESADDLPSTPTDAKPDLEEIEP; the protein is encoded by the coding sequence ATGAGCGCATACACCTTCATCAAGGACAGCCTGCAGAACCTGGTCGCGGGACTGGGCACTGCGCGGGACAAGGCATCGCACTCCTACTATGCGATTCCCGAGATGGACGACCAGCAACTGCTGAACGCCTTCCGTGGATCGTGGACGGCGCAGAAGGGAGTCACCATCCCGGCGGTGGACGCGTGCCGAAACTGGCGCAACTGGCAGGCTGAAAAGGATCAGATTGAGCTGATCGAGGCCGAGGAAGAGCGCCTGAACGTCAAGGGCAAGACCCTTGAGGCCCTGTTGAAGGCCCGCCTGTTCGGTGGTGCTGCTGTATTCCTCGGGACCGGTGAGCGCGATACAGCGTCCGAGCTCAACCCCGACCGGATTGGGAAGGGCGGCATCAAGTACCTGACCGTCATGACCCGGCGGCAACTCAGCGCCACCGAGATCGAGCAGGACCCGCAGAGCCCCCGCTTCGGCAAGCCTAAGGCTTACCGGTTGCCGGGCAGCGTGGTCGAGATCCACCCGTCGCGCCTGGTGATCTTCATCGGGACGCCGCACCCAGACCCTGAACTGGCCGTCGGCACCGGCTTCGGCTGGGGTGATTCGGTACTGCTGTCCGCCATGCCGGCCGTCCGTCACTACGACGAGACGGTCGCCAACGTGGTGAGCCTGGTCTACGAGGCCAAGATCGACGTCATCAACATCCCGAACCTCATGTCCAGCATGCAGGACAAGAACTATGAGCGGCAGTTGCTGGAGCGCCTGCGCCTGGCAGCGACCGCGAAGGGCATCAACGGCACACTGATCCTCGACGGCCTGGAGACACACAGCTCCAAATCGGCAAGCTTCGGCACGCTGCCTGAGGTGATCGCCAAGACAGAGCAGGGTGTATCCGGCGCGTTCGATATCCCGGGCACCCGCATGTTCGGCCAGTCATCCACAGGCCTGGGCGCAAACGGCGAAGAGAACACCCGCAATTACTACGACAACGTCGCCTCGCGCCAGAAGCTGGACATCAAGCCGGCCATGAGCGTGCTGGACGAGTGCCTGATCCGGTCCGCCCTGGGCAGCCGCCCGAAGGAAATCCATTACGTCTGGGCGCCGCTGTGGCAGGCCACGGCCAAGGAGCGGGCAGAAATCGGCAAGACAACGGCGGACACCATCAAGGCGCTGAAGGACTCAGGTCTGTTTCCCGAGGAAGCGCTTTCGGCGGCTTCGGTGAACCTGCTGGTCGAGCTGAGCGTTATGCCCGGGCTTGAGGCCGCTATCGACAAGTTTGGCGCAGAGCTGCCTGACGACGAGAGCGCTGATGATCTCCCGTCCACGCCGACTGACGCAAAACCAGACCTCGAGGAAATCGAACCATGA
- a CDS encoding terminase family protein — MLNKPQFEFINSHNKFMAFVGGYRSGKTFVGCVRMCINALEFPGIPQGYFAPTYPQITDIFYDTLPGVAEAFGLFADIVASNKRVYLRDKKGRCLSTIICKSMEHPHRIVGFNIAHALVDEIDCMPIKKADSAWKKIIARMSTVWLGRDQNTIDVTTTPEGFNWVYRKFVKELAADPSQRQFYGIVHASTRQNAKNLPKDYIPSLRKSYPANLVDAYIDGLFVNLTSGSVYPNFCRQKNHTNATIRPGEQLHIGMDFNINRMAATVHVIRDGLPLLLEEATHLFDTPAMIVELKRRYPGHSITVYPDASGKNRKSVSGSESDHSLLRAAGFMVMVNPSNPAVRDRVLAVNAMFLNIDQSRRYLVNTDNCPVSTQVLEQQAYDEKGEPNKDGTEDPVDALGYFIVQRFPIAGSYTLANVSNQ; from the coding sequence ATGCTGAACAAGCCTCAATTTGAGTTCATCAACAGCCACAACAAGTTCATGGCCTTCGTGGGAGGCTACCGCAGCGGTAAGACCTTCGTTGGCTGCGTGCGGATGTGTATCAACGCGCTGGAGTTTCCTGGGATTCCTCAGGGCTACTTTGCCCCCACCTATCCGCAGATCACCGACATTTTCTACGACACCTTGCCAGGGGTTGCAGAAGCGTTCGGGCTATTCGCCGACATCGTTGCCAGCAACAAGCGCGTGTATCTGCGTGACAAGAAAGGCCGATGCCTTTCCACGATCATCTGCAAGAGCATGGAGCACCCGCACCGAATCGTCGGATTCAACATCGCCCATGCCTTGGTCGACGAGATCGACTGCATGCCGATCAAGAAGGCCGACAGCGCCTGGAAGAAGATCATTGCGCGGATGTCGACGGTCTGGCTTGGCCGCGATCAAAACACCATTGATGTCACCACGACACCTGAGGGCTTCAACTGGGTCTATCGCAAGTTCGTCAAGGAACTGGCGGCCGACCCATCGCAGCGACAGTTCTACGGCATCGTGCACGCTTCCACGCGGCAGAATGCGAAGAACCTTCCGAAGGACTACATCCCGTCCCTGCGGAAGTCCTACCCGGCCAACCTGGTGGATGCGTACATCGATGGCCTGTTCGTCAACCTGACGTCGGGCAGCGTGTACCCGAATTTCTGCCGCCAGAAGAACCATACCAACGCAACGATACGACCAGGCGAGCAGCTGCACATCGGCATGGACTTCAACATCAACCGGATGGCCGCGACGGTGCATGTCATCCGTGACGGCCTGCCGCTGCTGCTGGAAGAGGCCACGCACCTTTTCGACACGCCGGCCATGATCGTGGAGCTCAAGCGGCGGTACCCAGGCCACAGCATCACGGTTTACCCGGATGCCAGCGGCAAGAACCGCAAGAGCGTGAGCGGCAGCGAGTCGGACCACAGCCTGCTCCGCGCCGCCGGGTTCATGGTCATGGTGAACCCATCGAACCCTGCCGTTCGCGACAGGGTGCTCGCAGTCAACGCCATGTTCCTGAACATCGACCAGAGCCGCCGCTACCTGGTGAACACCGACAACTGCCCGGTGAGTACCCAGGTGCTTGAGCAGCAGGCCTACGACGAAAAAGGCGAACCCAACAAGGACGGCACTGAAGACCCGGTCGACGCACTCGGTTACTTCATTGTCCAGCGCTTCCCGATTGCGGGCAGCTACACCCTCGCGAACGTGAGCAACCAATGA
- a CDS encoding DUF2280 domain-containing protein has translation MAALKNEVKSFIVQALACFDTPSQVSQAVKQEFDVDVTRQQVEQHDPTKRAGSHLALKWQTLFHDTRKRFREQTAEIPIANRAYRLRAMNRFVEKAETMKNIGLAMQILEQAAKEMGDAFVNRRVEPDKSLDDEIKRLSIQKLQRELEDPDKGLPEPKQVIIGVEDASDPDAEQASI, from the coding sequence ATGGCAGCCCTGAAAAATGAGGTGAAGAGCTTCATCGTTCAGGCCTTGGCGTGTTTCGACACCCCGAGCCAGGTCTCACAGGCGGTGAAGCAAGAATTTGACGTGGACGTGACCCGTCAGCAGGTCGAGCAGCATGACCCCACAAAGCGTGCCGGCTCCCATCTGGCGCTCAAGTGGCAAACCCTATTCCACGACACCCGGAAGCGCTTCCGCGAGCAAACCGCAGAGATACCCATAGCCAACCGCGCTTATCGGCTACGCGCCATGAATCGTTTCGTGGAGAAGGCCGAGACGATGAAGAATATCGGCCTGGCTATGCAGATCCTGGAGCAGGCCGCGAAGGAGATGGGTGACGCCTTCGTCAATCGTCGCGTGGAACCAGACAAGTCACTCGACGACGAGATCAAGCGGTTGAGCATTCAGAAGCTACAGCGCGAACTGGAGGACCCGGATAAGGGCCTGCCCGAGCCTAAGCAAGTAATCATCGGGGTTGAAGATGCAAGCGATCCTGATGCTGAACAAGCCTCAATTTGA
- a CDS encoding putative metallopeptidase — protein sequence MDRPYPPPSLVELSELSDFGIRLTPAPEVWEWLQAEILAETGSIHNPDHAHLLDADICVMWASSSFNKQGRTVLGQAEQVAFRAGGWQKARMVQQMRDWFGDVPAYIITLAADYCAQCSDTDFCALVEHELYHIAQAKDQYGTPKFTQDGLPKLEMRGHDVEEFVGVVRRYGASPDVQALVEAAKNPAEVGKLNISRACGTCLLKLA from the coding sequence ATGGATAGGCCATACCCTCCACCTTCACTGGTTGAGCTTTCCGAGTTGTCCGACTTCGGTATCCGTCTGACCCCAGCCCCCGAAGTATGGGAATGGCTACAGGCCGAGATCCTTGCCGAAACCGGCAGCATCCACAACCCAGACCACGCTCACCTACTGGACGCAGACATCTGCGTCATGTGGGCATCGTCGAGCTTCAACAAGCAGGGCCGCACAGTCCTGGGCCAGGCCGAGCAGGTTGCATTTCGTGCGGGTGGTTGGCAGAAGGCCAGGATGGTGCAGCAGATGCGTGATTGGTTCGGCGATGTGCCGGCCTACATCATCACCCTGGCTGCCGACTACTGCGCCCAGTGCAGTGACACCGACTTCTGCGCGCTGGTTGAGCATGAGCTGTACCACATCGCCCAGGCCAAGGATCAGTACGGCACCCCCAAGTTCACCCAGGACGGTCTGCCCAAGCTTGAGATGCGCGGGCACGACGTAGAGGAGTTCGTCGGCGTGGTGCGTCGGTATGGTGCAAGCCCTGACGTTCAAGCGTTGGTGGAGGCTGCAAAAAATCCTGCTGAGGTGGGGAAATTGAACATATCGAGGGCCTGCGGAACCTGTCTGCTCAAGTTGGCCTGA
- a CDS encoding type II toxin-antitoxin system HicA family toxin — protein MQSRQLIKELEAAGWVLDRVTGSHHMFKHPNRPQTVPVPHPKKDLPIGTVRAIKKLAGLI, from the coding sequence GTGCAAAGCAGGCAGTTGATAAAGGAGCTTGAAGCCGCTGGATGGGTTCTAGATCGAGTAACCGGAAGCCACCACATGTTCAAGCATCCAAACAGACCCCAAACAGTTCCCGTGCCACACCCCAAGAAAGACCTACCAATCGGAACTGTAAGGGCCATCAAGAAACTAGCCGGGTTGATATAG
- a CDS encoding type II toxin-antitoxin system HicB family antitoxin — MQYPICIEWGDENTATGIQIPDIPGAITAGDTFEEAYSAAVEIANIMLEEIASSGAPIPMPSPTAKHRSNPEFSDMGWGMLEVDITPYLGKTEKVNVTLPGFVVQQIDRFVRDHNIKSRSSFLADAAMEKLGR; from the coding sequence ATGCAATACCCAATCTGCATCGAATGGGGCGACGAAAACACCGCCACCGGCATTCAGATTCCTGACATCCCCGGTGCAATTACAGCCGGCGACACATTCGAGGAGGCGTACAGCGCTGCCGTCGAGATCGCCAACATCATGCTTGAGGAGATCGCATCAAGCGGCGCACCTATTCCAATGCCATCTCCAACCGCCAAACACCGGAGCAATCCAGAGTTTTCCGATATGGGCTGGGGCATGCTGGAGGTGGACATCACGCCATACCTGGGGAAAACCGAAAAGGTTAACGTGACACTGCCTGGCTTTGTTGTGCAGCAGATCGACCGCTTCGTCCGCGACCACAACATCAAAAGTCGCTCATCTTTCCTGGCCGATGCAGCCATGGAAAAGCTGGGACGGTAA
- a CDS encoding recombination protein NinG has translation MSRTANSLTAKQPRPKKCAVQTCRASFVPRASFQTWCSPDCGVAIARAKQEKKRKALAQVERREIKVRKEALKSRGDHLKDAEKAVRDYRRTYELSIGSGCISCGESQESILAAQGWKVGGAFDAGHFMGKGARPELRLEPTNIWLQCKACNSGSYMHARKGYTVSQGFRTGLIARIGLEAVEALEADHEPRKYTVEELKAITAEYRAKTRELKRAAA, from the coding sequence ATGAGCCGTACAGCCAACAGTCTCACAGCCAAGCAACCACGCCCAAAAAAATGCGCTGTTCAAACGTGCAGGGCCTCATTTGTCCCTCGAGCAAGTTTTCAAACCTGGTGCTCACCTGACTGTGGCGTCGCCATTGCCCGGGCCAAGCAGGAGAAGAAGCGCAAGGCCCTGGCTCAGGTCGAGCGCCGGGAGATCAAGGTCCGGAAGGAGGCTTTGAAGAGTCGCGGTGACCACCTCAAGGATGCAGAGAAGGCCGTGCGCGACTACCGACGCACCTACGAGCTGAGCATAGGCAGTGGATGCATCAGTTGCGGCGAGTCGCAGGAATCGATTCTGGCGGCGCAGGGTTGGAAGGTCGGCGGTGCGTTCGATGCCGGCCACTTCATGGGCAAAGGTGCCCGACCAGAGCTTCGCCTGGAGCCGACCAATATCTGGCTTCAGTGCAAAGCCTGTAACTCGGGCTCCTACATGCACGCTCGCAAGGGCTACACCGTTTCCCAGGGATTCCGCACCGGCCTTATCGCCCGGATCGGCCTGGAGGCGGTTGAGGCCCTTGAAGCCGATCATGAGCCACGCAAATACACCGTCGAAGAACTCAAGGCAATCACCGCCGAATACCGGGCCAAGACCCGCGAACTCAAGAGGGCTGCAGCATGA
- a CDS encoding recombination protein NinB, whose protein sequence is MTNVIHKPRHFWSSGQSRIREVFRLAYLFATELATAGAVEIIVRPVKSRRTLEQNAKLWAMLGDISRQVGWPVNGVMQKLDSEDWKALMTAAARQEIRMAQGINGGVVMLGESTRRMTVAELGDVIECMYVFGAEKGVTWSEPKGQMPEQWEAAA, encoded by the coding sequence ATGACCAACGTAATCCACAAGCCCCGCCACTTCTGGTCATCCGGTCAAAGCCGCATCCGCGAAGTGTTCCGCCTGGCCTACCTGTTCGCCACTGAGCTGGCCACCGCCGGCGCCGTTGAGATCATCGTTCGCCCGGTGAAGTCCCGCCGCACCCTGGAGCAGAACGCCAAGCTGTGGGCAATGCTGGGCGATATCTCCCGCCAGGTCGGTTGGCCGGTTAACGGCGTCATGCAGAAGCTCGACAGCGAGGACTGGAAGGCCCTCATGACCGCCGCAGCTCGCCAGGAGATCCGAATGGCTCAGGGCATCAACGGCGGCGTGGTGATGCTGGGGGAGAGCACTAGGCGCATGACCGTGGCTGAGCTGGGCGACGTGATCGAGTGCATGTACGTCTTCGGCGCCGAGAAGGGTGTCACCTGGAGCGAGCCGAAAGGGCAGATGCCAGAGCAATGGGAGGCGGCAGCATGA
- a CDS encoding replication protein P: MSNKPKPPRSATQLMKAAGATDDLPSAMAGYKPPAMPVMPKTLPPGTVDVVNALFKELQAIFPAWKQAWPTDAALSTAKRSWIKAFIVAEINTLEQIRFGIERCRSLGTDFAPSVGKFIKLCQPTPDMLGIPAHDKAFLEALVNAHPSRFGNRTWSHPAVRHAALQCEMHNLGDLIPEKASKVFERAYDITIRMLMQGKPLEDIAPGIGHDSQKTEVERAEEYARHRQARLLEVQAIPCSGAAARAQLMAKFGKKIREQRT, translated from the coding sequence ATGAGCAATAAGCCAAAGCCCCCGAGAAGCGCAACGCAGCTCATGAAGGCGGCAGGCGCTACCGATGACCTCCCCAGCGCAATGGCTGGCTACAAGCCGCCGGCGATGCCGGTTATGCCAAAGACACTGCCGCCGGGCACCGTCGACGTCGTCAACGCGCTCTTCAAGGAGCTGCAAGCCATCTTCCCGGCGTGGAAGCAGGCCTGGCCGACCGATGCCGCCCTGAGCACCGCCAAGCGCAGCTGGATCAAAGCGTTCATCGTGGCCGAGATCAATACCCTGGAGCAGATCCGCTTCGGCATTGAGCGCTGCCGCTCGCTGGGCACGGACTTTGCGCCGAGCGTTGGCAAGTTCATCAAGCTCTGCCAGCCAACGCCGGACATGCTGGGCATCCCCGCGCACGACAAGGCGTTTCTCGAGGCACTGGTGAACGCCCACCCGAGTCGGTTCGGTAATCGCACCTGGTCCCACCCAGCCGTCCGCCACGCAGCACTGCAGTGCGAGATGCACAACTTGGGCGACCTGATCCCAGAGAAGGCCAGCAAGGTATTCGAAAGGGCCTACGACATCACCATTCGCATGCTGATGCAGGGCAAGCCGCTGGAAGACATCGCCCCCGGCATCGGCCACGACAGCCAGAAGACCGAGGTTGAGCGCGCCGAGGAGTACGCCCGCCACCGCCAGGCCAGGCTGTTGGAAGTCCAAGCCATCCCATGCAGCGGGGCGGCTGCCCGGGCTCAGTTGATGGCGAAGTTTGGCAAGAAAATCAGGGAGCAGCGGACATGA
- a CDS encoding DnaT-like ssDNA-binding domain-containing protein, translating to MMARIRTVKPEFWSSEQVMSCRPLARLLFIGIWNFCDDGGNHPLSPRTIKALVFPGDDITVEEVSGLLGELERANLTLSYWVDGKNYLHVRGWKHQKIEKKNFKYPAPASEFDDQSESGRRQFAEESSTGRQPFDPGREGKGIGEDQHNPLREGQENSADPKAPTEMTLHWVPEQNLLKNYALRMAIPVDAFTDEATAAFVCHYSASGRIETQASWVSLLVKWVKRDKATANNVHPFPGRRQVNGPDFDDQTWADNLEDAL from the coding sequence ATGATGGCTCGCATACGCACCGTCAAGCCCGAGTTCTGGTCGAGCGAGCAGGTCATGTCCTGCCGCCCACTGGCTCGGCTGCTGTTCATCGGCATCTGGAACTTCTGTGATGACGGCGGTAATCACCCGCTGTCGCCCCGCACCATTAAGGCCCTGGTGTTCCCTGGAGACGACATCACCGTCGAGGAGGTCAGTGGCCTGCTCGGTGAATTGGAGCGCGCCAACCTGACGTTGAGCTATTGGGTAGATGGCAAAAACTACCTTCATGTTCGTGGCTGGAAGCACCAGAAGATCGAGAAAAAGAACTTCAAATATCCCGCGCCGGCGTCTGAATTCGACGACCAGTCGGAGAGCGGTCGTCGACAATTCGCCGAGGAGTCGTCGACCGGTCGCCAACCATTCGACCCCGGAAGGGAAGGGAAGGGAATAGGAGAAGATCAACACAACCCTCTACGCGAGGGGCAGGAAAATTCCGCCGACCCAAAAGCCCCAACCGAAATGACCCTGCACTGGGTGCCTGAACAGAATCTGCTGAAGAACTATGCGCTACGCATGGCGATCCCTGTTGACGCTTTCACCGATGAAGCGACCGCGGCGTTCGTCTGCCACTACTCGGCATCCGGCCGCATCGAGACGCAAGCGTCCTGGGTGAGCCTGCTGGTGAAGTGGGTGAAGCGCGACAAGGCCACAGCCAACAACGTTCACCCGTTCCCCGGGCGACGGCAGGTCAATGGTCCTGACTTCGACGATCAGACCTGGGCTGACAATCTCGAGGACGCGCTATGA
- a CDS encoding Bro-N domain-containing protein, which produces MHTSNTDVQALNNPAPRFSNSENVSRISPVTPFDFHGFPVRVIDDGRGEPWFIAKDIAEALGYANTSKAINAHCKAVNTCHTEMGGQVRAVQIIPERDMYRLVMKSKLPAAEQFEEWVVGQVLPTIRKTGAYSVQPTNNSKIVGELAILECFDRLLKPAPSSKMMMLAQIATNNGLDAKFLPGYAIDAAPDAVGGSSMPTKSATALLKDNGIRYSPAAFNRALASRGLLKQLQRKNSKGEMVDFWSVTEKGLQYGKNLTSPQCPRETQPHWYVDRFLELAGLVGKGRP; this is translated from the coding sequence ATGCATACCTCTAATACCGATGTACAGGCCCTGAACAATCCCGCGCCACGTTTTTCGAATTCTGAAAACGTGTCGCGCATTTCTCCAGTAACTCCATTCGACTTTCACGGCTTCCCGGTCCGGGTGATTGACGACGGGCGCGGCGAACCCTGGTTCATCGCCAAGGATATCGCTGAAGCTCTCGGTTACGCCAATACCTCCAAGGCGATCAATGCCCACTGCAAAGCCGTCAATACCTGCCATACCGAAATGGGAGGTCAGGTCCGTGCGGTGCAGATAATCCCTGAGCGCGACATGTACCGGCTGGTCATGAAGTCGAAGCTACCGGCTGCCGAGCAGTTCGAAGAGTGGGTAGTTGGGCAGGTCCTTCCGACCATTCGCAAGACCGGTGCCTATTCGGTCCAACCAACGAACAATTCCAAGATCGTCGGTGAGCTCGCCATCCTGGAATGCTTCGACCGCCTGCTCAAGCCGGCGCCGTCGAGCAAGATGATGATGCTCGCCCAGATCGCCACCAACAACGGGCTGGACGCCAAATTCCTCCCGGGCTACGCCATCGACGCCGCGCCCGATGCCGTCGGTGGCTCATCGATGCCCACCAAGTCCGCCACGGCTCTGCTGAAGGACAACGGCATCCGCTACTCGCCCGCCGCCTTCAATCGCGCCCTGGCGAGCCGTGGGCTCCTCAAGCAGCTCCAGCGCAAAAACTCCAAGGGCGAAATGGTCGACTTCTGGTCCGTGACTGAAAAGGGCCTCCAGTACGGCAAGAACCTCACCAGCCCTCAATGCCCACGCGAGACACAGCCTCATTGGTATGTGGATCGCTTTCTCGAACTCGCCGGCCTGGTCGGCAAAGGACGTCCATGA
- a CDS encoding Cro/CI family transcriptional regulator, which translates to MRRIPLTEFAKEHGHTKAAQMLGCTQGALSKAIRVGRDVFVTLEDDGSLSAQEQRPFPSQKSAA; encoded by the coding sequence ATGCGCCGAATCCCACTCACCGAATTTGCCAAAGAACACGGCCATACCAAGGCCGCCCAGATGCTTGGCTGCACGCAGGGCGCCCTGAGTAAAGCGATCCGTGTCGGCCGTGATGTGTTCGTGACCCTCGAGGATGACGGCAGCTTGTCGGCACAAGAGCAGCGTCCGTTCCCATCCCAAAAATCCGCCGCTTAA
- a CDS encoding LexA family transcriptional regulator produces MKKDSRRLPLSEWQLQDSARLKSLFQAKRGELKLTQEKLAAELGDGVTQGAVSHFMNGRTALSVNAAVVFARALGVPVSEISPTLAAQIEIMSQALPGKGAQQPTDGRTPPRSFDLNDEPGYTGVMQLTARGSAGSGDDNPHVEIRGVMAFKSSWLRANNLNQRHLDVIYASGHSMEPTINDGDVLLVDESKIEPKDGQVFAMQSATKGTIVKRLVKSDIEGWIIRSDNPDKARYGDEILRDGEINEVRIIGRVVWRGGML; encoded by the coding sequence ATGAAAAAAGACTCCCGACGGCTTCCGTTATCCGAATGGCAGCTGCAAGACAGCGCCCGGTTGAAATCCCTGTTCCAAGCCAAGCGCGGGGAGCTGAAGCTCACGCAAGAAAAACTTGCCGCAGAGCTGGGTGATGGCGTTACCCAGGGCGCGGTCAGCCACTTCATGAACGGCCGCACTGCGCTGAGCGTGAATGCGGCAGTCGTCTTTGCGCGAGCTCTTGGCGTGCCGGTCTCAGAGATAAGCCCTACTCTGGCGGCTCAGATCGAAATAATGTCTCAGGCGCTCCCTGGGAAAGGTGCACAGCAGCCCACTGATGGGCGCACTCCCCCGCGTAGCTTCGACTTGAATGATGAGCCTGGATACACCGGCGTCATGCAGTTGACCGCGCGCGGCTCGGCTGGATCTGGGGACGACAACCCTCACGTAGAGATTCGTGGCGTCATGGCGTTTAAATCGTCCTGGCTGCGGGCGAACAATCTCAACCAGCGCCACCTGGACGTCATCTATGCGAGCGGCCACAGCATGGAGCCAACAATCAATGACGGCGACGTGTTGCTGGTGGATGAGTCCAAAATCGAGCCGAAGGACGGGCAAGTCTTTGCCATGCAGAGCGCCACCAAAGGCACGATCGTGAAGCGCCTGGTTAAGTCCGACATCGAAGGCTGGATCATCCGCAGCGACAACCCGGATAAGGCGCGTTACGGCGACGAGATCCTGCGCGACGGGGAGATAAACGAGGTTCGCATCATCGGGCGCGTGGTTTGGCGCGGCGGGATGCTGTAG